TGTATTGTTTTGTTCACCAACTTGcgcatggacagacagtctgaacAGATAAGTACCAAAGGTTTTCGCATTGACAAAATGATAAAGCAAGTTTCATTGCACAGTGACTCGCTGAGGAGACAAGGGAAATGTGGTCGTTTCCACAGAATATAGAATAATAATTTGCTCCCAACAGAGCAACTTCAGGCAATTCTACTGTTTTTCCAATCATGCGCAAAGGTAAAAGAACTCTTCTAgtaataaatcaataaaagttaATGAAAGCATTCTATTGAATCAAACGTACTCGCCTGTGGCTCGGAAACCAGCACAACTTGAGTTTCCCTGTTCAAATTACGGCAAACGGCGGCGGGCGATTGCGGCTGCAAACGCATATCGCGATAACACACTTTCCACAGCACGAACCAACTTTATACCAATGAATTCGGAGACGGCAGCATAATTTGCGATTTCTGCATAGATGGCGTCACAAATCAACGAGACTCACGAGTATGACTCTGCGTCGATGTTTACGCGGCGGACGAACACCGTATACGCTAGTTCACGCCCCTGCCGCGAGAGGGAACACGTTACAGTTTTTTACGGCCTTTTAAGCATGATGCACGGCGTTCTAGAGGAAAGCGTCCACGCGACTTCCGTCACCAAGGCCTCCAGACGTCATCATGTGAAATTCCTTCGACCGCAGGTGTAACTGGCAACGACGAAGGGAGGGAACAGGATGATGTGGAAGAAGTGGGTGAGGAGGACACAGATGGTAAAGCTACTGGAGGCGAGATCACTTCCTCGGCCACCACAGACGCGGACGACGTGGACGACGAGACCTCGGGCGACGTCGACGCCGCTGAAACTTCCCGGGCGTCCAACACGGACGACGTCGAGGCCTGCGACTGCGAAGTGGGCTGCTTGACGTCGGGCTCTGCGGTCGGGGCCGCCGCAGCAACGATCCTGGCGTTGGCGACCAGGTCTCTCGGTAGCACGAGCACCAGGTCCCCGTTGCGAAGCCTCTTGGGCCGCAACCGCACGTCAGCGTGGGACACGACGACGTCGGACGGCGAGGGAGACCTCGAGGACGATGTCTCCGAGGCCAGCTCATCGCTCGAGGCCGTCGCGTCCAGGGAGCTGTGGTTGGACTCTGCGGGTGCGAGTGTTCCGAGAACTTTAGTGTTAGCACTTCCGTACACATACAGTTAATCATCACCAACGCCGCATGGATAGTACTTTTGTGCGTGTATTTCAAGAGAGTCAATACCTCGAGATATCCGGGTAGATGATTCAATGACACGTGGGAGAGTGGGCGATTTTCAACTTGGAAATTCTACTTTCAGTTATGCAGGTTAGGTATAGTGTGGTTTTAACAAGGCACCACTGACACTGACAACGAGCAAACTAAATATTAGTTTTCATTTTGCATTTTGTTTCCATCAAAATACGGCAATCGTGGCCAGGAATCGTGCCTTTAGCCTCTTGTCGTATATTGTAAACATCCCCATAAGCCTCTGAGCTTCCACAGCGGTTGCTGTGCCAAATAAGTAAGCAGTGACATATATAGAAGGTATACGGCAGCGTGTTACCTGGAGTAGAGGCTTCGTTGGGAGCGAGTCGCCGCGAAGTCCGAACAGGCGGATCGATGGAGGCGTCGGGACCTGCCGGCGCCGAAGTGCACTGCGCAAGGGCCCCATCGGGGTCCTGGATTTCCCTGGCCCGTCGTTGCAGATGTCCCAAGATGCGTTCGCGAGATGCCACGGGGTCGAAGCACGGGGTcgtctggtgctgctgctcggcCAGCGAGCACAGGAAGCGGCGGATCTCGAGGATGCACTCCTCGAAGCCCGCACGGAACTTGTGGCGAACCTCGGGGTCGTCCAGGAGGCGGGCTGCGCAGAAGGCCCAATACTTTTCAAAGAGGCAGt
The sequence above is drawn from the Rhipicephalus microplus isolate Deutch F79 chromosome 3, USDA_Rmic, whole genome shotgun sequence genome and encodes:
- the LOC119160103 gene encoding uncharacterized protein LOC119160103 — protein: MPVASGASPPSPMASGAESKTGGRRVSKPLMEKRRRARINRCLNQLKAFLVDPAKPESPRQSKLEKADILEMTVCHLQALHRQRRTARLLDDPEVRHKFRAGFEECILEIRRFLCSLAEQQHQTTPCFDPVASRERILGHLQRRAREIQDPDGALAQCTSAPAGPDASIDPPVRTSRRLAPNEASTPESNHSSLDATASSDELASETSSSRSPSPSDVVVSHADVRLRPKRLRNGDLVLVLPRDLVANARIVAAAAPTAEPDVKQPTSQSQASTSSVLDAREVSAASTSPEVSSSTSSASVVAEEVISPPVALPSVSSSPTSSTSSCSLPSSLPVTPAVEGISHDDVWRPW